The following proteins come from a genomic window of Paenibacillus sp. CAA11:
- a CDS encoding SAM-dependent methyltransferase — MMLNENIDATASEFTGSQFICTANHGFASYAQEELRRTFGSVKSRVLEQGEVFLATLPVVREEAVRRLVDENPVFLRHWFPLDVQISFDELDSADEAVSAVVDFASGNSMLDASRIVIQARKASSSGWKGTALELKERLEERINITGAQFVVKDADWTLSVYAAGGFLYAGISKPEANLSDWNGGAVRFQREEGQISRAKFKLLEAERTFGIDFTSFHSALDIGAAPGGWTSFLLERGLKVTAVDPANMHPSLLNHPDLTYLKRNADSVKFRDNQFDLLVCDMSWSPKLTVKLVTELLYSLVPGGTAVVTIKLLSKKPLALIREVIQLYEDANMQIQRAKQLFHNRDEITLYMIKY; from the coding sequence ATGATGTTAAATGAAAATATAGATGCAACCGCATCGGAATTTACAGGATCCCAATTTATATGTACGGCCAATCACGGCTTTGCTTCTTATGCCCAGGAGGAGCTTCGAAGAACGTTTGGTTCGGTCAAGAGCCGTGTTCTCGAACAGGGAGAAGTCTTTCTAGCTACATTGCCTGTAGTTCGGGAGGAAGCCGTTAGACGCTTAGTTGATGAGAATCCGGTTTTTTTGAGGCATTGGTTTCCTCTAGATGTACAGATATCTTTTGACGAGCTAGATTCTGCAGATGAAGCAGTTAGTGCTGTGGTTGATTTTGCTTCCGGCAATAGTATGCTCGATGCATCCCGGATTGTCATACAGGCTCGCAAAGCATCCTCAAGCGGATGGAAAGGCACTGCACTTGAGCTTAAGGAACGGTTAGAGGAACGTATAAATATTACTGGAGCACAGTTTGTAGTTAAGGATGCAGATTGGACTTTGTCTGTATACGCTGCAGGTGGCTTCCTTTATGCAGGGATCTCCAAGCCTGAAGCTAATTTGTCGGATTGGAACGGCGGTGCAGTTCGCTTTCAACGTGAAGAAGGACAAATATCCCGGGCTAAGTTCAAGCTGCTTGAGGCGGAACGAACCTTTGGCATTGATTTTACGTCCTTTCACAGCGCACTTGATATTGGTGCTGCTCCAGGAGGGTGGACTTCCTTTCTGCTGGAGAGGGGCCTAAAGGTAACAGCAGTTGATCCGGCTAACATGCATCCCTCTCTTCTGAATCATCCTGATTTAACATATTTGAAGAGAAATGCAGACAGTGTGAAATTCCGGGACAATCAGTTTGATCTTCTCGTGTGTGATATGAGCTGGAGTCCAAAGCTAACGGTAAAGCTGGTTACTGAGCTGCTTTACAGTCTTGTTCCAGGTGGAACCGCAGTAGTTACGATCAAGCTGTTGTCCAAAAAGCCGCTTGCCTTGATTCGTGAAGTCATACAACTGTATGAAGATGCTAACATGCAAATACAACGTGCTAAACAGCTGTTCCATAATAGGGACGAAATAACACTTTATATGATTAAATATTAA
- a CDS encoding cyclic-phosphate processing receiver domain-containing protein: MIHLYMDDLRRCPKGFVLARTGEECLELLREMEVDILSLDHDMGPDGMTGTEVAAAMVREGLYAKEIFLHTSSIHGKNSMYELLYPNKPEGVVVHSCPIPFERLDEIAEKAEEKEK; encoded by the coding sequence GTGATTCACTTATATATGGATGACCTTCGCCGTTGTCCCAAAGGGTTTGTACTTGCAAGGACAGGCGAAGAGTGTCTGGAGCTGTTAAGGGAGATGGAAGTGGATATTTTATCTTTGGACCATGATATGGGTCCGGATGGAATGACAGGGACTGAGGTGGCTGCTGCCATGGTTCGTGAAGGGCTGTACGCCAAAGAAATATTTTTGCATACATCCAGCATTCATGGAAAGAACAGTATGTATGAACTGTTATATCCTAATAAGCCTGAGGGAGTGGTCGTGCATAGCTGTCCAATCCCGTTCGAACGGCTGGATGAAATTGCAGAGAAAGCAGAAGAGAAAGAAAAGTAG
- a CDS encoding deoxyribonuclease IV, with amino-acid sequence MNRMVRVGGHLSIRKGFAGAALAAAAQGAGVFQYFPKNPRSLSVKQVDPRDAERCKVLCGEKEIVSVAHTPYPSNLALEPVTQKEARSKVVDSLRNDLEIAEACGSLGIVVHFGSSRDGNPLQIYKNIIQCINEVLQGWKGNALLLLENQAGDHGEEGKTLEEMVQIRKLCERPEHIGFCLDTCHAFAAGIWGGAGDTAFLDKARDLNYFEALKVLHFNDSKYPAGSRKDRHARVGTGHIGEAGFRWLLSIPELKGLPLVLESETGRDGTYMQDMHQIELWSEAGLE; translated from the coding sequence ATGAATAGAATGGTTAGGGTAGGAGGACATCTAAGCATACGTAAGGGGTTTGCAGGTGCCGCTCTGGCTGCTGCTGCCCAAGGAGCAGGGGTATTTCAGTATTTTCCAAAGAACCCGCGGAGCCTGTCGGTGAAGCAGGTTGATCCTAGAGATGCCGAGCGATGCAAAGTGCTATGTGGAGAGAAGGAAATCGTATCGGTGGCTCACACGCCTTACCCGAGCAATCTAGCTCTTGAACCGGTCACTCAGAAAGAGGCTCGTTCTAAGGTAGTAGATTCATTGCGCAATGACCTTGAAATTGCAGAGGCCTGCGGGTCCTTAGGTATTGTGGTTCATTTTGGGAGTTCCAGGGATGGAAACCCCTTACAAATTTATAAAAATATTATACAATGTATCAATGAAGTGCTTCAGGGGTGGAAGGGAAATGCTCTACTTCTCTTGGAGAACCAAGCCGGTGATCATGGTGAGGAAGGCAAAACGCTCGAGGAAATGGTGCAGATCCGCAAGCTCTGTGAGCGGCCAGAGCATATTGGCTTTTGCCTGGATACCTGTCACGCTTTTGCAGCTGGAATTTGGGGAGGAGCCGGAGATACGGCATTCCTGGATAAGGCAAGGGATTTGAATTATTTTGAAGCCCTAAAGGTGCTACACTTCAATGATTCCAAATATCCTGCAGGTTCCCGTAAAGATCGACATGCCAGAGTCGGAACAGGGCACATTGGTGAGGCAGGCTTTCGTTGGCTGCTCAGCATACCCGAGCTGAAGGGGTTGCCTTTGGTGCTGGAAAGCGAGACAGGCAGGGATGGAACCTATATGCAGGATATGCATCAGATAGAGCTGTGGAGCGAAGCTGGACTGGAATAA
- a CDS encoding Fpg/Nei family DNA glycosylase produces MPELPEMENYKIQLSQHILDLPITKVAVNREKSINVEPHRFTEELMGLRIIFIERRGKHLVFHLDNGRRLLLHLMLGGLLYFGGAEHKPARTTQIEISFGEQTLYFIGLRLGYLHLLSAKETEEALSDLGPELFDRRMNEHKFAELLGKRRGNLKTALVNQSIIAGIGNCYADEIAFVAGIRPDAKLQSLTAEDLSKLYHAAREVLTEATRQGGYIELPLTQEDQLTGGFNEHCRVYDRGGEACLVCGQPIVKAEISGRKVFYCTNCQHE; encoded by the coding sequence ATGCCGGAGCTGCCGGAAATGGAGAATTACAAAATACAGTTGTCACAACATATTCTAGACCTACCGATCACCAAAGTGGCCGTAAACCGGGAGAAATCCATTAATGTCGAGCCTCATCGCTTCACTGAGGAATTAATGGGCCTACGGATAATTTTTATAGAGCGGAGAGGCAAGCATTTAGTATTTCATTTGGATAATGGACGCCGCCTGCTGCTGCATCTGATGCTTGGCGGGTTGTTATACTTCGGAGGGGCGGAACATAAGCCGGCCCGAACGACACAAATTGAAATATCATTTGGAGAGCAGACCCTGTATTTCATTGGTCTTCGACTCGGCTATCTTCATTTGTTAAGTGCTAAGGAGACGGAAGAGGCTTTGTCCGACCTTGGCCCCGAGCTATTTGATCGACGCATGAACGAACATAAATTTGCGGAGCTGCTTGGAAAGCGCCGTGGAAATCTTAAAACGGCTCTTGTCAATCAGAGCATCATTGCCGGGATTGGCAACTGCTATGCGGATGAAATCGCCTTTGTAGCCGGAATTAGGCCGGACGCTAAACTTCAAAGCCTAACTGCTGAGGATCTATCAAAACTGTACCATGCCGCTCGTGAGGTTTTGACAGAGGCCACCCGGCAAGGCGGATATATAGAGCTGCCGTTAACCCAAGAAGATCAATTAACTGGCGGATTTAATGAGCACTGCCGGGTTTATGATCGTGGAGGCGAGGCATGTCTGGTGTGCGGCCAACCTATTGTGAAGGCAGAAATTTCTGGTAGAAAAGTATTTTATTGCACGAACTGCCAGCATGAATAG
- a CDS encoding TIGR01457 family HAD-type hydrolase, translated as MTWSSGHHTALWKGFLIDLDGTMYHGPVMIPGADKLITEMNRRNIPLLFVTNNSSKTPEEVAEQLRRMGIPASHEQVCTSAVAAASHLAEESPGCKVAAIGENGLVHALENAGLILTDEEPEYVVQGIDRSFNYETLTRAARWIHGGAKYVLTNPDLLLPSDEGLMPGAGSLSAAIQAATAVEPLTIGKPSAILMKQAMDRLGLPAEQVAVIGDNMLTDISAGDHAGCGTILTLTGVTTEGNLEYYLQKTGITPDLVCENLDNLLHNICP; from the coding sequence ATGACCTGGTCTTCCGGGCATCATACAGCCCTTTGGAAGGGATTTTTAATTGATTTGGACGGGACGATGTACCATGGTCCGGTAATGATTCCCGGTGCAGACAAGCTGATTACGGAAATGAATCGGCGCAATATTCCGCTTCTGTTCGTAACGAATAATTCGTCCAAAACGCCGGAGGAAGTTGCAGAACAATTAAGACGGATGGGGATTCCCGCCAGCCATGAGCAGGTTTGCACTTCTGCCGTGGCTGCTGCAAGCCATCTTGCGGAAGAGAGCCCTGGCTGCAAGGTTGCAGCAATTGGTGAGAACGGTTTAGTTCATGCTTTGGAAAATGCGGGATTAATTCTGACGGATGAAGAACCCGAATATGTGGTTCAAGGAATTGACCGTTCTTTCAATTATGAGACGTTAACAAGAGCGGCGCGGTGGATCCATGGGGGAGCCAAATATGTACTGACCAATCCCGATCTGCTCCTGCCCTCAGATGAGGGGCTTATGCCTGGAGCTGGCAGTCTGTCTGCCGCTATTCAGGCTGCTACAGCGGTGGAGCCGCTGACGATTGGCAAACCCTCTGCCATTTTGATGAAGCAGGCGATGGACCGTCTTGGATTGCCTGCGGAGCAGGTGGCTGTCATCGGGGATAATATGCTGACAGATATTTCTGCCGGCGATCATGCAGGATGTGGAACAATCCTGACATTAACGGGTGTTACAACAGAGGGGAATCTGGAATACTATTTACAAAAAACAGGGATTACGCCTGATTTGGTCTGTGAAAACCTGGACAACCTTTTACACAACATCTGTCCTTAA
- the rnz gene encoding ribonuclease Z, whose translation MELYFMGTNAGVPSLQRNVTSVALRMFEERRSFWLFDCGEGTQHQVLKSPLKLSKLEKIFITHLHGDHLFGLPGLLSSRAYQGGDAPLELYGPKGIKAFVETTLGISESRINYELVIKEHAGGLLFEDDSFRVEAALLEHRIDSYGYRVVEKDRPGKLDFDVLSRHGIKPGPLYGQLKRGESIITPDGVTIRPEEVLGKPKRGRIVTILGDTRPCEAAVHLSQDADLMVHEATFLHELKDTAYEYHHSTAIQAAEAAVQAGAKQLIITHFSSRYKDDHDLTRLLEEARTVFPETQLAIEHELYPVTRHEAD comes from the coding sequence ATGGAGCTTTATTTTATGGGAACAAATGCGGGCGTCCCTTCCTTACAGCGAAACGTCACTTCGGTGGCCTTGCGAATGTTTGAGGAGCGGCGCAGCTTTTGGCTGTTTGATTGTGGGGAAGGCACGCAGCATCAAGTGCTGAAATCCCCATTGAAGCTTAGCAAGCTGGAGAAGATATTTATTACTCATTTGCATGGAGATCATCTCTTCGGTCTGCCGGGGTTATTGTCAAGCCGGGCTTATCAGGGAGGGGATGCTCCACTTGAGCTATACGGTCCCAAAGGGATCAAGGCTTTTGTGGAGACAACTTTAGGGATCAGTGAATCCCGAATTAATTATGAGCTTGTTATTAAGGAGCATGCGGGCGGCCTGCTGTTTGAGGATGACTCATTCCGGGTTGAAGCTGCTTTGCTAGAACACCGGATTGACAGCTATGGATACCGCGTTGTAGAGAAGGATCGACCTGGGAAATTGGATTTCGACGTACTTAGCCGCCATGGGATTAAGCCTGGTCCTCTATATGGTCAGCTTAAGCGCGGGGAGAGCATCATAACTCCTGACGGGGTTACCATTCGACCAGAAGAAGTGCTTGGCAAGCCCAAGCGTGGAAGAATAGTAACGATACTCGGCGATACTCGGCCATGTGAAGCTGCGGTTCACCTATCCCAGGATGCTGATCTTATGGTGCATGAGGCAACCTTTCTGCATGAACTCAAAGATACGGCTTATGAGTACCATCATAGTACAGCCATTCAGGCGGCCGAAGCTGCGGTTCAGGCAGGGGCAAAGCAGCTGATCATTACTCATTTCAGCTCGCGATATAAGGATGACCATGATTTGACTCGGCTTCTTGAGGAGGCAAGAACGGTATTCCCCGAGACTCAGTTGGCTATCGAACATGAGCTTTACCCTGTGACCAGACATGAAGCAGATTGA
- a CDS encoding 1,2-dihydroxy-3-keto-5-methylthiopentene dioxygenase, translating into MASIRIRNTNTTITDENEVSNFLSGFDVVYEHWNPNKLPEDLKNNFLLNDEQKQRILDTYEEEIKDLVARRGYRTWDVITLSETTPNIEELLAKFEQIHTHTEDEIRAIVAGSGIFIIKGDDETGYFDVVLQPGDLISVPENTVHFFTLTEERKVVAVRLFVEENGWIAHPHEDPTFQKA; encoded by the coding sequence ATGGCGTCTATCAGAATTAGAAATACTAACACAACAATTACGGATGAAAATGAAGTGAGTAATTTCCTAAGTGGTTTTGATGTCGTTTACGAACATTGGAATCCGAACAAGCTTCCTGAAGACCTGAAGAATAACTTCCTTCTAAATGACGAGCAAAAGCAGCGTATCCTGGATACCTATGAAGAAGAGATCAAGGATCTGGTAGCACGTCGTGGCTACCGCACCTGGGACGTGATCACCCTCTCAGAGACAACACCAAACATTGAGGAACTGCTTGCTAAATTCGAGCAAATTCACACCCACACGGAAGATGAAATCCGCGCCATCGTCGCTGGCTCCGGCATCTTCATTATTAAAGGGGACGACGAGACCGGTTACTTTGATGTCGTGCTTCAGCCAGGCGACCTGATCTCTGTTCCAGAGAACACTGTTCATTTCTTCACCCTCACCGAGGAACGCAAGGTTGTTGCTGTCCGTTTGTTTGTAGAAGAGAACGGCTGGATTGCTCACCCGCATGAAGATCCGACTTTTCAGAAAGCTTAA
- a CDS encoding HAD family hydrolase, with translation MSIQAVCFDLDDTLLWDERSVREAFEAVCRTAAAEKGLNAEALEQSVRKSARSLYESYETYPFTQMIGINPFEGLWATFNGGEQPEFRQLEQLAPVYRQEAWRLGLLDQGVDDLALAKRLAEQFGAERRARPHVYEETFQLLEELQGRVKLLLLTNGCPALQQEKLDGVPKLAPYFNEVIVSGTFGKGKPDPSIFHHALSLLGCKPEETLMVGDKLTTDIKGALGAGITAVWINRDGKDRSDEIVPNYEIHSLMDLLPLMQNLDARVI, from the coding sequence ATGAGTATTCAAGCGGTTTGTTTTGATTTGGACGATACGCTGTTATGGGATGAACGAAGTGTTCGCGAGGCTTTTGAGGCAGTATGTCGCACAGCAGCAGCCGAGAAAGGGCTGAATGCTGAAGCTCTGGAGCAATCTGTACGTAAGTCAGCCCGTTCATTATATGAATCCTATGAGACCTATCCGTTCACTCAGATGATTGGAATTAATCCATTTGAAGGATTGTGGGCTACTTTTAACGGTGGAGAACAGCCGGAATTTAGACAGCTGGAACAGCTGGCCCCCGTTTATCGTCAGGAAGCCTGGCGATTAGGGCTGCTTGATCAGGGAGTGGACGACCTTGCACTAGCTAAGCGGCTGGCAGAGCAATTTGGTGCTGAGCGGCGCGCGCGTCCGCATGTGTATGAGGAAACATTCCAGCTGCTTGAAGAGCTGCAAGGTAGAGTAAAGCTGCTGCTGTTGACGAATGGGTGCCCCGCTCTGCAGCAAGAGAAGCTGGATGGAGTTCCTAAGCTCGCCCCTTATTTTAACGAGGTTATTGTATCGGGGACATTCGGAAAGGGGAAGCCTGATCCCTCCATATTCCACCATGCTTTGTCCTTGCTAGGCTGCAAACCTGAGGAGACACTGATGGTTGGGGATAAACTGACCACAGATATCAAAGGGGCGCTGGGTGCTGGAATTACGGCTGTATGGATCAATCGGGACGGCAAAGATCGATCTGACGAAATTGTTCCAAATTACGAAATACACAGCCTTATGGATTTGCTTCCTTTAATGCAGAATCTTGATGCAAGGGTAATATAG
- a CDS encoding DUF896 domain-containing protein — protein sequence MDIDSLVQRINELARKNKAEGLTNEEKLERAELREVYLQNIRRNFRQQLDSIEIVDEK from the coding sequence ATGGATATCGACAGCCTGGTACAACGTATAAATGAATTGGCCCGCAAGAACAAGGCCGAAGGGTTAACGAACGAAGAGAAACTGGAACGCGCGGAACTCCGCGAAGTTTACCTTCAGAATATAAGAAGAAATTTCCGTCAACAATTGGATTCCATTGAGATTGTAGACGAAAAATAA
- a CDS encoding LysM peptidoglycan-binding domain-containing protein — MNNFKFSKRFVMILAAMIMISIACTGVLNAFASTNRSSEDVLLDSVVVTPGDSLWSIASSHKPEGMDIRVYIEKLQDVNGMKRSEIQAGDILNLPSI, encoded by the coding sequence ATGAATAATTTTAAATTCAGTAAGCGGTTTGTAATGATCTTGGCTGCCATGATCATGATTTCCATAGCGTGTACAGGCGTATTGAATGCCTTCGCTTCTACTAATCGAAGTTCAGAGGATGTATTGCTAGATTCTGTAGTTGTCACACCGGGTGATTCTCTCTGGAGTATTGCTTCCTCCCATAAACCAGAGGGGATGGATATTCGAGTATATATTGAGAAATTACAAGATGTGAACGGCATGAAGAGAAGTGAAATTCAGGCTGGCGATATCTTAAATCTCCCTTCGATATGA
- the lexA gene encoding transcriptional repressor LexA → MSKVSSRQQAILEFIRNEVRMKGYPPSVREIGEAVGLASSSTVHGHLDRLEKKGLIRRDPTKPRAIELLGQEESENIHMFSQTVLRVPVVGKVTAGVPITATENIEDYFPLPSHYSTDAEIFMLAVMGDSMIEAGIHNGDYVIVRQQQTAENGDIVVAMTEEDEATVKTFYKERDHIRLQPENPAYEPLLLKHVSILGKVIGLFRDFH, encoded by the coding sequence ATGTCGAAGGTTTCCAGCCGGCAGCAGGCGATATTGGAATTTATACGCAATGAAGTACGCATGAAGGGCTATCCGCCCTCCGTCCGCGAAATTGGCGAGGCCGTGGGACTAGCTTCCAGCTCGACGGTACATGGTCATTTAGATCGCTTGGAGAAGAAAGGTCTAATAAGAAGAGACCCAACGAAACCTCGGGCTATCGAGCTGCTGGGCCAAGAGGAATCGGAGAATATTCATATGTTCTCACAGACCGTTCTGCGTGTACCGGTTGTGGGGAAGGTTACCGCCGGTGTACCTATAACGGCTACCGAGAACATCGAGGACTACTTCCCGCTGCCAAGCCATTATAGTACCGATGCAGAGATATTTATGCTTGCTGTAATGGGCGACAGTATGATTGAAGCAGGGATTCATAATGGTGACTATGTCATCGTACGACAGCAGCAAACTGCTGAGAACGGTGATATTGTTGTTGCAATGACTGAAGAAGACGAGGCAACAGTGAAGACCTTCTACAAGGAACGCGATCATATACGCCTTCAGCCAGAGAATCCAGCCTATGAACCGCTTCTCTTGAAGCATGTTTCCATTCTTGGGAAAGTCATCGGCTTGTTTAGAGATTTTCATTGA
- a CDS encoding YitT family protein produces the protein MNFQEYPAILRKKSLTLRPAQEVGLILVSALLVAAALNLFQIPHQQLSGGIAGVASIIGYLTGWNISLVYFVLNVPLIIWGWKVVGRKYIVLSLISVLSTTWFMTIIPVVNITHDATLAAVFGGIISAAGIGFSLRVGGSTGGFDIVGSIVTRRRDVPMGNILFILNGAVILILGFYKNWDLALYSMLSTFVKGKVVDMIHVGHIKVTCFIITKEKDKMLCQLRKLHHGITCVDSQGGYSEEGNYMLMTVTTRYELAAVRKTVLDTDCHAFMNVVQSTEIVGRFARPVK, from the coding sequence GTGAATTTCCAGGAGTATCCCGCCATTCTAAGAAAGAAGTCCCTTACGCTGAGACCAGCACAAGAAGTGGGCTTAATTCTGGTGTCCGCTTTACTTGTTGCAGCAGCCCTGAACCTATTTCAGATTCCACATCAGCAGTTGTCTGGAGGCATTGCTGGCGTAGCTTCCATTATTGGCTATTTGACCGGATGGAATATCTCGCTTGTTTATTTTGTGCTCAATGTTCCTCTAATCATTTGGGGCTGGAAGGTTGTCGGCAGAAAGTACATTGTGCTTAGTCTCATCTCGGTGCTTAGCACCACTTGGTTCATGACCATCATTCCTGTCGTCAACATCACGCATGACGCTACCCTTGCGGCAGTATTCGGGGGAATTATCTCTGCAGCTGGAATCGGCTTCTCTCTTAGAGTAGGCGGGTCTACCGGCGGTTTTGATATTGTGGGTTCGATCGTGACCCGTCGGCGTGACGTTCCTATGGGAAATATTTTATTTATACTTAACGGGGCGGTTATTCTTATCCTTGGCTTCTACAAGAACTGGGATCTTGCCCTTTATTCTATGCTCTCCACCTTTGTCAAAGGTAAGGTTGTCGATATGATCCATGTCGGCCACATCAAGGTTACATGCTTCATTATTACGAAGGAGAAGGATAAAATGCTCTGTCAGCTGCGTAAGCTGCATCACGGCATTACCTGTGTCGATTCACAGGGCGGTTACAGCGAAGAAGGCAACTATATGCTAATGACCGTAACGACCCGGTATGAGCTTGCCGCTGTTCGCAAAACAGTACTAGATACAGATTGCCACGCTTTCATGAATGTGGTCCAGTCAACCGAAATCGTCGGCCGATTTGCTAGGCCGGTCAAATAG
- a CDS encoding M15 family metallopeptidase, with product MLTLDQLMGKSSAKLKGLHPAVLSAAQELIKRSYRQGINIIITQGYRSIAEQNALYEQGRSKPGNIVTNAKGGSSYHNFGVAIDFAILQSDGKSVSWTVNADWMKVVSMAKELGFEWGGDWRSFKDYPHLQITFDLTTAQYRARKKPTADQVRQVMEKLRELEEEEAMTPEEKKEFQALQAAVQEQARLIESFSQLSNRVKLVEEQLFTDVPEWAKEAVQSAVSAGLINTPNGGSLTFYRLLAVMHRAGLLDANSPS from the coding sequence ATGCTAACTTTGGATCAATTGATGGGCAAGTCTTCTGCCAAGCTGAAGGGGCTTCACCCGGCAGTTCTGTCTGCAGCCCAAGAGTTAATAAAGCGCAGTTATCGGCAAGGGATAAATATAATCATCACGCAGGGGTATCGCTCAATAGCAGAGCAAAATGCCTTATACGAACAGGGACGCAGCAAGCCGGGGAACATTGTCACTAATGCCAAAGGTGGCAGCAGTTATCACAACTTTGGGGTTGCTATTGATTTTGCTATTTTGCAGTCGGATGGTAAGAGCGTGAGCTGGACGGTTAATGCGGATTGGATGAAGGTCGTGAGCATGGCCAAGGAATTAGGCTTTGAGTGGGGAGGCGATTGGAGGAGCTTCAAGGACTATCCTCATCTTCAGATAACTTTTGACTTGACCACCGCTCAATATCGGGCCCGGAAGAAGCCAACCGCAGATCAGGTTAGACAGGTCATGGAGAAGTTAAGAGAATTAGAGGAGGAGGAAGCCATGACACCCGAGGAGAAGAAGGAATTTCAAGCCTTACAAGCCGCAGTGCAGGAGCAGGCCAGGCTGATTGAATCATTCAGTCAGCTGAGTAACCGCGTGAAGTTGGTCGAGGAGCAGTTATTTACGGACGTTCCCGAATGGGCCAAAGAAGCTGTACAGTCTGCCGTAAGCGCAGGTTTAATTAATACTCCTAACGGCGGGAGTCTGACTTTTTACCGTCTCCTTGCCGTAATGCATCGAGCAGGCCTGCTAGATGCCAACTCCCCATCCTAA
- a CDS encoding glycosyltransferase family 2 protein has translation MPRASVIMPVYNNAAYVQEAIHSILVQTYTDFELILIDDGSTDGSSYLISLIEDPRVRKVFHSQNRGLVASLNEGLSLATGEYIVRMDSDDFAAPDRLGIQITFMDQHPSIDLSGSAFTTSIGGTPKVNPVSHEEIRTWLLFHCCICHPTTIMRSSMIHRLNVQYDHNYPHAEDYELWNRLAPHIQMANLPINLLYYRLHSGQVSNQHQATQAESARKVRQRQFSQLGLALSDEENQIMLDFMHFNLHAHDNNNYNRAVGFANWVLEQNRKYGVYNQEMLNMAFSRCISNLPY, from the coding sequence GTGCCAAGGGCATCCGTGATCATGCCGGTTTATAATAATGCAGCTTATGTCCAAGAAGCGATACACAGTATATTGGTGCAAACCTATACAGACTTCGAGCTTATTCTCATTGATGATGGATCAACAGACGGTTCGTCCTATCTTATCTCATTAATAGAGGATCCAAGGGTAAGGAAGGTTTTTCATTCACAAAATAGAGGACTTGTAGCCAGCCTGAATGAAGGGTTAAGCCTGGCAACAGGGGAGTATATTGTACGCATGGATAGTGATGATTTTGCTGCCCCCGATCGGTTAGGCATTCAGATTACATTCATGGATCAGCATCCATCTATTGATCTTAGCGGTTCTGCCTTTACTACCTCTATTGGCGGTACACCTAAAGTAAATCCGGTCAGTCATGAAGAAATAAGAACCTGGCTCTTGTTCCATTGCTGTATCTGCCACCCAACGACAATTATGCGAAGCAGTATGATTCATCGGCTGAATGTTCAGTATGATCATAATTATCCCCATGCCGAAGATTACGAATTATGGAATCGGTTAGCTCCGCATATCCAGATGGCTAATCTTCCCATCAATTTGTTGTATTACCGGCTGCACAGTGGACAAGTGTCTAATCAGCATCAAGCTACTCAAGCCGAATCAGCAAGAAAGGTGCGCCAAAGACAATTCAGCCAGCTTGGGCTTGCCTTATCGGATGAAGAGAATCAGATCATGCTGGATTTTATGCATTTTAATCTTCATGCACATGATAACAATAACTATAATCGTGCAGTAGGCTTTGCTAACTGGGTGCTTGAACAAAATCGAAAGTATGGTGTTTACAATCAAGAGATGCTGAATATGGCATTTTCACGTTGCATTTCTAATCTTCCTTACTAA